CCATCGTGCTGGCTGTCGTCTCCGGCGTCATCGGGACAGCGCTCGGGATGCTGCTTGCCCTCATGGGGATTTCCCGGAACGCTGCGGCACGGTGGATAGCCCGCATCTACACTGACATTCTCCGCGGGCTTCCACCGGTGCTGACCATCCTGGTGATCGGTTTCGGTTTCGGCCCGATCATTCGTGAACTCACGGGCTCAACCAGCCCGTACCCCATGGCCATTGCGGCGCTGTCCCTGATGTCTGGTGCCTACATCGGTGAGATCTTCCGATCCGGCATCCAGAGCGTGGACAAGGGCCAACTGGAGGCTACCCGCGCCCTCGGGTTCAGCTACGGTTCCTCCATGCGCCTGGTAGTGGTCCCACAGGGTATCCGCCGCGTGCTCCCGGCCCTGGTCAACCAGTTCATCGCGTTGATCAAGGAATCGTCGCTGGTCTTCATGTTGGGCCTCTTGGCAACTGAGCGTGAGATCTTCCAGATCGGCAAGGACGCGGCGGCCAACACAGGCAATCTGTCCCCCTATGTAGCTGCCGCCATCTTCTACCTGGCACTGACCATTCCGCTCACCCACTTCGTGAACTGGATTGATGGCCGGATGCGGACCGGCCGTCCGGAGAAGAAGGAACCGGACGAAGCAGCAGCCGTCGTTGGAAAAGGAGCCCAAGCATGAGTGAATTCGTTTCAGGCACATTGACGGCCAAGAACATCCACTTGTCCTTCGGCAGCAACCACGTCCTGCGTGGCATCGACCTGCACGTCGAGAAGGGCACCACCGCCTCGGTGATTGGTCCTTCAGGTTCGGGCAAGTCGACGCTGCTTCGCGTCATGAACCGGCTCATCGAGCCGGACCAGGGCGACATCCTGCTTGACGGGCGCTCGGTTCTCAAGGACAACCCTGATGAGCTGCGCCGCCGGATCGGCATGGTCTTCCAGCAGTTCAACCTGTTCCCGCACAAGACGGTGGCCGAGAACATCTCGCTGGCACTGCGCAAACTCCGTGGCATGTCCAAGGAGCAGGCGCGGGACGAGGCCCTGAACCAGCTGGACCTGGTGGGGTTGAAGCACAAAGCGGATTCCCGGCCAGCCAACCTCTCAGGTGGCCAGCAGCAGCGTGTGGCTATTGCCCGCGCGCTGGCCATGAAGCCGGAGGTGATGTTCTTCGACGAGGCAACATCTGCGTTGGACCCGGAGCTCGTCAAGGGCGTCCTGGCCCTCATGACTGACCTGGCCAAGGGTGGCATGACCATGGTGGTGGTGACGCACGAGATGGGCTTCTCCCGCAACGTTTCCGATGTGGTGACCTTCATGGATGCCGGTGTTGTGGTGGAGTCGGGTCCGCCGGAACAGCTGTTCACGGATCCGCGCACGGAACGCCTCCAGGGCTTCCTTTCGGACGTCCTCTAGAAGCTACCCAAGCAACAAGAAACCCCGCCTTGCACGCCCCCTTCGGGGCTGCGCGAGGCGGGGTTTGGTGCGTTGGGAACCAGAAGCTACTGGCCGGCCTTGACCCGCAGTACCGTCAGCGCGGCGGCGTCCACCTTGGCACGGAAGGCCGGATCCGTTTGCGCCTTCTTCACCACAGCCTGGTGCATGGCGGGGATGCTGGCGGGATCGGCGCACACCAGCATGGTTCCCCCGGCGGCAAAGAAATTCAGTGCCCGGTCCGCATCCGTCCATGCTTTCAACTGCGCGGCGCTGCAGAGGTCATCCGACACAACTATTCCCGTGAACCCGGCGTCGGTACGCAGCATAGTCTCCATGATGGTCGGAGAAAACGGTGCGATATTGGCGGGATCGATCTTGTCGTAGTAGGCATTTGAGACCATGACCCACCGGGCGCCACCTTTGATGGCCGCCTGGAACGGCTCCAGGGCGGGATCATTGCGTGTGGTGGCAGTGTCGCGGACCTCGCTGCTTACGTCGGTGTTCGGAACCACGCGGCCCAAGCCCGGGAAGTGTTTCACCACCGGAGCGACGCCGGCATCCTTCATGCCGTCGGCGAAAGCATTGCCCAACACCGAAACGTCGTGGGGCGTGAAGCCGTACTCACGCTGGAACTGGCCGATCGGGGCGTTGGACGGCGCAAATTCGAGACTCGTGACGGTATCGAGGACGGGGGCCAGGTTCACGTTGACGCCAACGCTGCGTAGCTCCTTGCCCCAGACAGCGGCATCTGCGCGCAGCTTGGCAGGCCCAGCTCCGGCCTGCACCAGCGCTGTGGGCATCTGCGAGAAACCAGGACCGGACAGGACCTGCACAAAACCCCCTTCCTGGTCTGTGGCAACCGACAGTGGCAAACCACCGGTCGTGGCAGCGGAGACCGTGCTGGTCAACGATGACACCACGGAGGCTGCCGGCGCCGTTCCGGCTTTGCTGCGTCCGCTCAAGTACACGTTTCCCACGTGATAGCTGTTCAGCGCCTCCATGGTTGCAGGCTCCACGCCGGTGGCCTTGGCAGCGACCATGAACAACTGTCCAACACGCTGTTCCAAGTCCAAGGTGGCCAGCTGCTGTTCAGCCGC
This Paenarthrobacter sp. GOM3 DNA region includes the following protein-coding sequences:
- a CDS encoding amino acid ABC transporter ATP-binding protein, with amino-acid sequence MSEFVSGTLTAKNIHLSFGSNHVLRGIDLHVEKGTTASVIGPSGSGKSTLLRVMNRLIEPDQGDILLDGRSVLKDNPDELRRRIGMVFQQFNLFPHKTVAENISLALRKLRGMSKEQARDEALNQLDLVGLKHKADSRPANLSGGQQQRVAIARALAMKPEVMFFDEATSALDPELVKGVLALMTDLAKGGMTMVVVTHEMGFSRNVSDVVTFMDAGVVVESGPPEQLFTDPRTERLQGFLSDVL
- a CDS encoding amino acid ABC transporter permease, with protein sequence MDILNQLAESFFDWKAIGEVLPKMFAVGLPNTIVLAVVSGVIGTALGMLLALMGISRNAAARWIARIYTDILRGLPPVLTILVIGFGFGPIIRELTGSTSPYPMAIAALSLMSGAYIGEIFRSGIQSVDKGQLEATRALGFSYGSSMRLVVVPQGIRRVLPALVNQFIALIKESSLVFMLGLLATEREIFQIGKDAAANTGNLSPYVAAAIFYLALTIPLTHFVNWIDGRMRTGRPEKKEPDEAAAVVGKGAQA
- a CDS encoding glycoside hydrolase family 3 protein — translated: MRKTQTIASLGMSIAAAGAFLAMASGCSAGSGGSAPTPAQASPSASSSPSSAAPVPSTAAATPSAPSSAPAAPAPAPTPTTSAPSAAEQQLATLDLEQRVGQLFMVAAKATGVEPATMEALNSYHVGNVYLSGRSKAGTAPAASVVSSLTSTVSAATTGGLPLSVATDQEGGFVQVLSGPGFSQMPTALVQAGAGPAKLRADAAVWGKELRSVGVNVNLAPVLDTVTSLEFAPSNAPIGQFQREYGFTPHDVSVLGNAFADGMKDAGVAPVVKHFPGLGRVVPNTDVSSEVRDTATTRNDPALEPFQAAIKGGARWVMVSNAYYDKIDPANIAPFSPTIMETMLRTDAGFTGIVVSDDLCSAAQLKAWTDADRALNFFAAGGTMLVCADPASIPAMHQAVVKKAQTDPAFRAKVDAAALTVLRVKAGQ